The Thermoplasma acidophilum DSM 1728 genome includes a window with the following:
- a CDS encoding sugar ABC transporter substrate-binding protein, giving the protein MDSSNDDKNKGTSYQPPSGGGYKPPSSGKKNRKLVWAVVAVVVIVVVATVSVEAYYSNKAAHTITIWSSQSAGGETQVFDQAVKAFEAKYPNITLQIDTAVAVGSASTYLTAAHAGKAPNVYRDTSDDAAVLWASGSLINMSDEFNSSYFSQFEPAALNDWTYHGSIYGIPININGNALYYNKMYVKTPPKTIYQLIQDAKSVTGEKAPNGKTVYGFPYGLGLWYGYNAAAWFPAFNATIFNSSMYPQLNSVNSTKTIGFLYNLTYYYKVSPTGLSSQTDVISMFEDNESAFIEEGPWEQSTFESYLGSNLGVAPLPFNNATGSWVEPIWGSIGYVVSNSKASGANPTQIWASIQFVKMMTNVTNQELLFKEAGDFPSAIAANNWAISHNSTDPYAQYWFDQEAHTQIQPNYLAFNAYWTPFNTQMYALYVGGSGNITQAATALENQIIATMKSAGYPPFISATTISLLQVSSASENLYFFAESSVSGIKL; this is encoded by the coding sequence ATGGACAGTAGTAATGACGATAAGAATAAGGGGACCAGCTATCAGCCACCCTCCGGTGGTGGATACAAGCCCCCTTCTTCCGGAAAGAAAAACAGAAAGCTTGTCTGGGCGGTTGTTGCGGTTGTCGTAATAGTGGTAGTAGCCACCGTGAGTGTTGAGGCATACTACTCAAACAAGGCAGCGCACACGATAACAATATGGAGCTCCCAGAGTGCAGGCGGGGAGACGCAGGTATTTGATCAGGCTGTGAAAGCGTTCGAAGCAAAATATCCTAACATAACGCTTCAAATAGATACAGCTGTTGCAGTTGGTTCTGCATCCACATATCTTACGGCAGCCCATGCGGGTAAAGCACCTAATGTGTACAGGGATACTAGCGACGATGCCGCAGTTCTTTGGGCTTCAGGATCGCTGATAAACATGAGCGATGAATTCAACAGTTCCTACTTTTCGCAGTTTGAGCCAGCAGCATTGAATGACTGGACGTACCATGGAAGCATATACGGTATACCCATCAACATAAACGGGAATGCACTCTACTACAACAAGATGTATGTAAAGACACCGCCAAAGACAATATACCAGCTTATACAGGACGCGAAGAGTGTTACTGGCGAAAAGGCTCCAAATGGAAAGACTGTATATGGCTTCCCCTACGGCCTGGGGCTATGGTATGGCTACAATGCAGCTGCGTGGTTCCCTGCATTTAACGCGACAATCTTCAATTCCTCGATGTATCCGCAGCTGAACTCTGTAAATTCTACTAAAACGATCGGATTCCTCTACAATCTCACTTATTATTATAAGGTCAGCCCAACCGGGCTAAGCAGCCAGACAGACGTCATAAGCATGTTCGAGGATAATGAATCAGCATTCATAGAGGAGGGCCCATGGGAGCAGTCAACATTTGAGAGCTATCTCGGAAGCAATCTCGGCGTTGCCCCACTGCCATTTAACAATGCCACAGGATCATGGGTTGAACCAATCTGGGGTTCTATAGGCTATGTGGTTTCCAACAGCAAGGCTAGCGGTGCAAACCCGACTCAGATATGGGCCTCAATACAGTTCGTGAAGATGATGACAAACGTAACAAACCAGGAGCTACTATTCAAGGAGGCCGGTGATTTTCCATCGGCAATAGCTGCAAATAACTGGGCAATAAGTCATAATTCCACAGATCCATACGCACAGTACTGGTTTGATCAGGAAGCACACACACAGATACAGCCAAACTATCTTGCATTCAACGCATACTGGACGCCATTCAACACGCAGATGTATGCTCTATATGTTGGAGGTTCTGGGAACATAACACAGGCAGCAACCGCTCTGGAGAATCAGATAATCGCCACGATGAAATCAGCTGGATATCCACCATTCATCTCTGCAACTACGATCTCGCTTCTGCAGGTTTCCTCTGCAAGCGAGAATCTATATTTCTTCGCTGAAAGTTCAGTTAGCGGAATAAAATTATAA
- a CDS encoding sugar ABC transporter permease: MEETNENKNMRRPRYAEAYMRKNTYYKRISLIKKILSHIILIIVGIYSIFPIYYVVLTSLSSVNSIAETSLSDLLPKFFSLSNYYLILFKYPFFTWLGNTLIFCTASTAIGIAFAIIAGIGMARFNIPGKKAILYMMLILTMFPFVVMVIPLYFMFATLHLIDTYQGLILAYTGGALIYSSWLIMNYVNSLPKDYEEAAQLDGLTQSQALFRILVPMSRPVIIFAVLVAFMGPYTDYALAGQFITTPSMYTLAIGLYYTSTGTVVMNYNVYAAFSVLMGLPLFILFFVFQKYLVSGFSLATYK; this comes from the coding sequence ATGGAAGAAACAAATGAGAATAAGAATATGAGGCGCCCAAGATACGCAGAGGCTTATATGCGTAAGAATACGTATTATAAGCGCATTTCTTTAATCAAGAAGATCCTCTCGCACATAATACTCATAATAGTTGGGATATATTCCATATTTCCGATATATTATGTAGTTTTAACATCCCTGAGCTCTGTGAACAGCATAGCTGAAACAAGCCTGTCTGATCTTCTCCCCAAATTCTTTTCGCTATCAAATTATTACCTGATACTTTTCAAGTATCCCTTCTTCACATGGCTAGGGAACACACTTATATTCTGTACAGCTTCCACAGCGATAGGAATTGCATTCGCAATAATAGCCGGCATAGGCATGGCGAGGTTCAACATACCTGGTAAGAAGGCGATCCTATACATGATGCTAATACTGACCATGTTTCCGTTTGTTGTTATGGTTATACCACTCTATTTCATGTTTGCAACGCTGCATCTTATTGATACGTACCAGGGCCTCATACTGGCATACACCGGCGGTGCCCTGATATACTCATCTTGGTTGATAATGAACTATGTAAACTCCCTGCCAAAGGACTATGAAGAAGCAGCACAGCTTGACGGTCTTACGCAGTCACAGGCCTTATTCAGAATATTGGTTCCAATGTCAAGGCCAGTGATAATATTTGCAGTACTGGTCGCATTCATGGGTCCATACACAGATTATGCTCTTGCAGGGCAATTCATAACGACACCGAGTATGTACACACTGGCCATAGGTCTTTACTACACTTCAACAGGGACAGTGGTCATGAATTACAACGTTTATGCGGCTTTCTCCGTTCTCATGGGCCTTCCTCTGTTCATACTCTTCTTCGTGTTCCAGAAATACCTCGTCAGTGGTTTCAGTCTAGCTACGTATAAATGA
- a CDS encoding YceI family protein, whose protein sequence is MEVLKTWMADPVHSNVEFVVRHMMISRVRGSFKKFEIAFNGDPENLESGKATAKIEVASVFTGDNGRDDDLRSSNFFEISKYPYITFESTKIEKVSGDQYKVHGNLTIKNVTKEVIFDGELGGKLKDPYGNQRFGFSATASINRREFGLTWNMVLDNGGVMVGDVVKVELALEMVEMKQS, encoded by the coding sequence ATGGAAGTACTTAAGACATGGATGGCGGATCCCGTGCATTCGAACGTTGAGTTCGTGGTAAGGCACATGATGATATCCCGTGTAAGGGGCAGCTTCAAGAAGTTTGAGATAGCGTTTAACGGTGATCCGGAGAATCTGGAAAGCGGAAAGGCCACCGCAAAGATAGAGGTCGCAAGCGTCTTCACCGGCGATAATGGCAGGGACGACGATCTAAGGTCCTCGAATTTCTTTGAGATCTCGAAATATCCATACATAACATTCGAGTCAACAAAGATAGAGAAGGTATCCGGCGATCAGTACAAGGTGCATGGAAATCTTACGATAAAGAATGTCACAAAAGAAGTAATATTTGATGGAGAGCTGGGTGGAAAACTCAAAGATCCTTACGGAAATCAGAGATTCGGATTTTCTGCTACAGCCTCTATCAATCGCAGGGAGTTCGGGCTCACATGGAACATGGTGCTTGACAATGGTGGCGTGATGGTTGGTGATGTGGTTAAGGTGGAACTTGCGCTGGAAATGGTGGAGATGAAACAGAGTTGA
- a CDS encoding glucodextranase DOMON-like domain-containing protein, with amino-acid sequence MQSSNKMIIVLVMVSLFLTSLMASSVSAASPMPSQPIQVTQGSISFTGNVKADFSGHLIYRNTEPSLWGSNNNISSFYVSFNATDLFLGIEENISSNALYVFISNGTDSPYGTYEISNLNVWARNIKFSSPINYFSAAYFGGDNTGITGYGTYLINTSLANPSPNANLIPSTFRFNSSANTTEIAIPWTSLFPDGYTGQLIMNFSLFVVGGEGSWVGTGIPYHQQGIYSDGSQPFFMVNNTLSLDFGHMNIPSSRPKPIDLAIIYNDHQPLYKIVGSNNYVLPWTEVHATSEYIEQALIAHMFPQINVTYELSGSLLYQLVNISTDPYYNNTFIQYAFIPYSELNTTQNQSLLANITADYFSIPSYVYKLDEPASNEYLELHNIWASGGKLSKAQFEDAKVLWFLYDISTPLVEGQLGSTWMNSTIWAMHNQTSFSQRDLTEILHYSKWLTGQVIPAFRNDMLGNDLGSDNVELFTSPFYHPLTPLLLANNISGPDGTIQKASYYSDVLAQMNISRGQFHELFGQWPSGMYAPEFTVSYQMMQAINESGAIWSNSAEATLRASGINALGYDFGNGGNVSQMMNLYTPYIALGPNNTSVYMFFRDGYISNNWAFNYGNLPTWTAVDNIINYLKGVYSAIPAQYHQRTLVTIGIDGENWMFMSPFAEDGVPFLEDLYTALEQNSTYIHTVTPEQFINQIKNEGIKLPVIQHLATAGWNSGNGEAAPYQSNIYLTQWSGDSVQDFYWQALNEVRSEVLTYQKINNLTQLQNYSSFENNLTANSIEGNLTRAWNGIYAAEGSDWFFQMAPWTISSSNTLPFDYIFKGDLTYALKQIGAKVPNYLTLGYTPPLVPTSMGNYTVQHSPSLNGYPGETISTPYGIASTPVVRNQWNGSIEYTDNNASHGGVSQVDIEYNSTTLFVQVYINGPAWIYGIDPLNSIGVYISMPDPTMGSNISNDVQSSSFYTVNGLQSLDFAAMYAAVINVSSFSDGAGYYNSFVSTGLDHWSILPHNPNMIAFARSVVQFAIPMSMIGIVPGESFEMGVYAYDGQCNISSSLSPVYIDIPQSIAAYVLVSSIHNTVPPVGDGYYTYPDQPTQIPPGSLNLEYVNVSENQFNVLWAFKYAQLWNIWNGPLGFSNQIINIFLSNGSTSGNTYLGSGPNAESSIPWQKMIYISGWATYVQTLTGTYSNGILVSVNLSLGEIYVTIPIEYLGQNFLSYRYLIVAGSYDGYGVDGWRVVDQYNTTNGGWQGGGGSPPWSSNIYTYIAPATVGEGTLTQQEALSNFSVGHYATLVPITLPPLNETLRISLEKVNSIVYEFPSVIRSGRNFYMYFISNMSGSNRVYVSSTNDFISWSKPVAIPGTDGAEDLSVSSWMGNVYLAYMLGSEIIIEVGHGSIFRQIYVMHSSAIRISIYSYGFTVYLLESFKTSNGYYYALVHISNGHVTSEMIPVMGSSPGSLSGAMGMITVSYYTKNIGYDALHIILMNRNMRTVLKYSANIHEDLTGGISVASSPFGMLLVSYVSTSGESYMLKVAAINLLMNSCSMYTYNITSSAFDISNPYIAYTQFGSIILAWHQVYNLNNTVFAMRLNMGTMLFSDFFSSPILQPIPYLYQEACPSFLSVYNFGIPLEIATSNYNPENIEIY; translated from the coding sequence ATGCAAAGTAGTAATAAGATGATAATAGTTCTAGTAATGGTCTCTCTCTTTCTTACCTCGCTTATGGCATCTTCAGTGTCAGCAGCCTCTCCGATGCCTTCGCAGCCCATACAGGTGACGCAAGGAAGCATAAGCTTCACAGGCAACGTTAAAGCAGACTTTTCTGGACACCTCATTTACAGGAATACGGAACCTTCGCTCTGGGGAAGTAATAATAATATATCATCATTTTATGTTTCGTTCAACGCAACGGATCTTTTTCTCGGAATTGAAGAGAACATCAGCAGCAACGCCCTTTACGTTTTCATAAGCAACGGTACCGATTCGCCTTACGGAACTTACGAAATATCGAATCTCAACGTCTGGGCGAGAAACATAAAGTTCTCAAGTCCGATCAACTACTTTTCTGCAGCATATTTTGGTGGAGATAATACGGGCATAACGGGATACGGAACATATCTCATCAATACCTCTCTCGCAAACCCATCACCCAATGCAAATCTGATACCTAGTACCTTCAGGTTCAATTCATCTGCAAACACCACAGAGATAGCAATTCCCTGGACATCCTTGTTTCCGGATGGCTACACCGGGCAGCTCATTATGAACTTTTCACTCTTCGTGGTGGGTGGAGAAGGATCATGGGTGGGAACTGGCATACCGTATCATCAGCAGGGTATATACAGCGATGGTAGCCAGCCATTCTTTATGGTCAATAATACACTTTCTCTGGACTTCGGGCACATGAATATACCGTCTTCAAGGCCAAAACCAATAGATCTTGCCATAATATACAATGATCATCAACCGCTCTACAAGATCGTCGGATCAAACAACTACGTACTGCCCTGGACGGAAGTACACGCCACTTCCGAATACATTGAACAGGCGCTCATTGCACACATGTTCCCGCAAATAAATGTAACATATGAGCTGTCCGGATCGCTCCTTTATCAGCTCGTAAACATATCCACGGATCCTTACTATAATAACACATTCATACAGTATGCATTCATACCTTACAGCGAACTGAACACAACACAGAATCAGAGTTTACTGGCGAACATAACAGCGGACTACTTCAGCATACCGTCCTACGTGTATAAGCTGGACGAACCAGCTTCCAATGAATACCTTGAGCTTCACAATATATGGGCTTCCGGTGGAAAATTGAGCAAGGCACAATTTGAAGATGCCAAGGTGCTCTGGTTCCTGTATGATATCAGCACACCTCTTGTTGAGGGTCAGCTCGGATCCACCTGGATGAACAGCACAATTTGGGCCATGCACAATCAAACCTCGTTCAGCCAGAGAGACCTGACGGAGATACTCCACTATTCAAAATGGCTTACCGGACAGGTTATACCAGCTTTCAGGAATGATATGCTTGGAAATGATCTGGGGAGCGACAACGTTGAACTATTTACAAGCCCATTCTATCACCCGCTTACGCCGCTGCTACTGGCCAATAATATATCTGGACCGGATGGAACTATACAGAAAGCCTCTTATTACAGCGATGTGCTGGCTCAGATGAATATAAGCAGGGGTCAGTTCCACGAACTCTTTGGGCAGTGGCCATCAGGTATGTATGCCCCAGAGTTCACGGTATCATATCAGATGATGCAGGCCATAAATGAATCCGGAGCCATATGGAGCAACAGTGCTGAAGCAACCCTTCGTGCTTCCGGAATAAATGCGCTGGGATATGACTTTGGTAACGGTGGCAACGTATCCCAGATGATGAACCTTTACACCCCATACATAGCATTGGGACCAAACAACACCTCGGTTTACATGTTCTTCAGGGACGGGTACATATCAAATAACTGGGCGTTCAACTACGGCAACCTGCCAACATGGACCGCAGTGGACAACATTATAAATTATCTCAAAGGGGTTTACAGCGCAATCCCGGCACAGTATCATCAGAGAACATTGGTAACAATCGGTATAGACGGAGAGAATTGGATGTTTATGTCTCCGTTCGCAGAGGATGGCGTTCCGTTTCTCGAGGATCTCTATACAGCTCTGGAACAGAACTCTACATATATTCACACCGTTACGCCTGAACAGTTTATAAATCAGATTAAAAATGAGGGAATTAAACTACCAGTGATACAGCACCTTGCTACCGCAGGCTGGAACAGCGGAAATGGAGAAGCTGCTCCCTATCAGAGCAATATATACCTTACGCAGTGGTCTGGGGATTCTGTTCAGGACTTTTACTGGCAGGCACTAAATGAGGTAAGAAGTGAAGTTTTGACATATCAGAAGATAAACAATTTAACGCAATTGCAGAACTATTCATCTTTTGAAAACAACCTTACCGCCAACAGCATTGAGGGCAATCTGACAAGGGCATGGAACGGCATCTACGCAGCAGAGGGAAGCGACTGGTTCTTCCAGATGGCTCCATGGACCATAAGCAGTTCGAACACGCTTCCATTTGACTACATTTTCAAAGGGGATCTTACATATGCGCTGAAGCAGATAGGCGCAAAGGTGCCGAATTATCTTACACTTGGTTACACTCCACCTCTGGTTCCGACTTCGATGGGAAACTACACTGTTCAGCATTCCCCATCTCTGAACGGATACCCGGGTGAGACCATCAGCACTCCCTACGGGATAGCTTCAACTCCGGTTGTGAGAAACCAGTGGAATGGCAGCATAGAGTACACCGATAACAACGCTTCGCATGGAGGCGTATCGCAGGTTGATATAGAGTACAATTCAACAACGCTGTTCGTTCAGGTCTACATAAACGGTCCAGCGTGGATTTACGGCATCGATCCGCTGAACAGCATTGGTGTCTACATTTCAATGCCTGATCCTACGATGGGAAGCAACATCAGCAATGACGTCCAGAGTTCTTCATTCTACACGGTAAATGGTTTGCAGAGTCTCGACTTTGCAGCCATGTACGCTGCTGTGATCAACGTGTCCTCGTTCAGTGATGGTGCGGGTTATTACAATTCATTCGTGTCGACCGGCCTTGACCACTGGTCTATTTTGCCACATAATCCAAACATGATCGCCTTTGCCAGATCAGTGGTGCAGTTCGCCATTCCCATGTCTATGATCGGCATAGTGCCAGGCGAATCATTTGAGATGGGGGTGTATGCCTACGATGGGCAATGCAATATCAGCAGTTCGCTATCTCCAGTTTACATAGATATACCACAGTCCATCGCTGCTTATGTACTTGTATCCTCTATACACAACACAGTTCCGCCAGTAGGGGATGGATATTACACCTATCCTGATCAGCCGACGCAGATACCTCCTGGATCGCTGAATCTTGAATACGTAAATGTATCTGAGAATCAGTTCAATGTATTGTGGGCGTTCAAATATGCACAGCTCTGGAACATATGGAACGGGCCGCTTGGATTTTCTAACCAGATAATAAACATCTTCCTATCAAATGGAAGCACGTCTGGAAATACATACCTGGGAAGTGGACCGAACGCAGAATCCAGCATACCGTGGCAGAAGATGATATACATCTCTGGATGGGCAACCTATGTGCAGACATTGACCGGTACCTATTCGAATGGAATACTCGTATCTGTAAACCTGTCGCTTGGCGAAATATATGTTACAATACCGATAGAATACCTGGGGCAGAACTTTCTATCATATAGATACCTGATAGTTGCTGGATCTTACGATGGATACGGCGTGGATGGATGGAGGGTTGTTGACCAGTACAACACTACGAATGGTGGCTGGCAGGGCGGTGGAGGATCGCCACCATGGAGTTCTAATATATACACGTACATAGCCCCGGCTACCGTTGGTGAGGGAACGCTGACCCAGCAGGAGGCGCTGTCGAACTTTTCTGTTGGACACTATGCCACTCTTGTCCCGATAACGCTTCCACCGTTGAATGAAACTTTGAGAATCTCGCTGGAGAAGGTAAATAGCATCGTATACGAATTTCCCAGTGTGATCAGATCCGGACGGAACTTTTACATGTACTTCATATCCAATATGAGCGGCTCGAACAGAGTCTACGTTTCTTCCACGAATGATTTCATCTCATGGAGCAAGCCAGTAGCGATACCTGGTACTGATGGCGCAGAGGATCTGAGTGTTTCATCCTGGATGGGGAATGTGTATCTGGCATACATGCTTGGTTCGGAGATCATAATCGAGGTAGGCCATGGATCCATTTTCAGGCAGATTTACGTCATGCATTCCAGCGCGATCAGGATCAGCATCTATTCCTATGGTTTCACCGTCTATCTGCTCGAGAGCTTCAAGACAAGCAATGGTTACTATTACGCACTCGTGCATATAAGCAACGGACATGTTACCAGCGAGATGATTCCTGTGATGGGCAGTTCTCCAGGTTCGCTAAGCGGTGCTATGGGCATGATCACAGTTTCGTACTACACCAAGAACATCGGTTACGACGCATTGCATATCATTCTGATGAACAGGAATATGCGTACTGTCTTAAAATACAGTGCAAACATTCATGAAGATCTCACTGGGGGAATATCGGTTGCATCCTCTCCATTTGGAATGCTTTTAGTGTCATATGTATCAACATCTGGTGAGTCTTACATGCTGAAAGTGGCAGCCATAAACCTGTTAATGAATAGTTGTTCAATGTATACTTACAATATAACATCATCAGCATTTGATATATCAAATCCATACATTGCATACACGCAGTTCGGAAGCATTATACTTGCATGGCATCAGGTGTACAACCTAAACAACACGGTGTTTGCAATGCGGTTAAATATGGGTACAATGCTTTTCAGCGATTTCTTTTCATCACCAATATTACAGCCGATCCCGTATCTTTACCAGGAAGCATGCCCTTCATTCCTCAGTGTATACAACTTCGGTATTCCGCTGGAAATAGCCACCAGCAACTATAATCCAGAAAATATTGAAATTTATTAA
- a CDS encoding winged helix-turn-helix transcriptional regulator has protein sequence MDKGETCPIVEAIREVGNENDLLVIRFLSDGSLGFNDMLRMAGNMSPKTLSNTLKRLQEKGIIARNVVSTQPFRVMYSLTQKGMDLKVVLNDLKAWGSKWLMTYNSYYVTNSQDSL, from the coding sequence TTGGACAAAGGCGAAACATGCCCCATAGTGGAGGCAATTAGAGAGGTCGGAAACGAGAATGATCTACTTGTGATAAGATTTCTTTCTGACGGCAGCCTTGGATTCAATGACATGCTCAGAATGGCGGGGAACATGAGTCCTAAAACGCTTTCCAATACGCTCAAAAGGCTTCAGGAAAAAGGCATCATAGCTAGAAATGTAGTTTCGACACAGCCTTTTCGTGTCATGTATTCGCTAACACAAAAGGGGATGGATCTGAAGGTAGTTCTCAACGATCTGAAGGCATGGGGTTCAAAATGGCTGATGACATATAATTCGTACTATGTAACGAATAGCCAGGATTCGTTATAA
- a CDS encoding ABC transporter ATP-binding protein produces MTVVRLEHVTRDFGKNSPNGPHTGVFDINLTINNGEFFVILGPSGSGKSTMLRIIAGLEKVDSGHIFLDEYEITDFPPKDRDMAMVFQNYALYPFMTVYDNIAFPLKIQKISKQEIDERVREVAKLLDIEGILNMKPGQISGGQRQRVALGRAIIRRPAVFLMDEPLSNLDAKLRGTMRVELKKLHEQLGITTIYVTHDQIEAMTLADRVGVINRGNLIQVGGPMDVYDSPANTFIAGFVGDPPINFIDGTIVTEGRDKILRINEFKLDIGQEFPDNVAEVTVGIRPEDIGEGDEGFVAELEAIQPLGRRRLEYYIVKNTGTRIVRATSLLQERRIGEEVKLIPLNNRLLIFDKSSGKLLWNGKKISVAEA; encoded by the coding sequence ATGACGGTAGTGAGGCTGGAACATGTAACCAGAGATTTCGGAAAGAATTCGCCTAATGGACCTCATACAGGTGTTTTCGATATCAATCTCACGATCAACAATGGTGAATTTTTTGTTATTCTCGGCCCTAGCGGCTCTGGGAAATCTACCATGCTGAGGATAATAGCAGGACTAGAGAAAGTTGATTCCGGTCATATATTCCTAGATGAGTATGAAATCACGGATTTTCCTCCGAAGGATAGGGATATGGCAATGGTCTTCCAGAACTATGCTCTTTATCCCTTCATGACCGTTTACGACAATATAGCATTTCCCCTCAAGATCCAGAAGATCAGTAAACAGGAGATAGACGAACGCGTAAGGGAGGTTGCTAAGCTACTTGATATAGAGGGCATTTTAAACATGAAACCGGGACAGATATCGGGGGGACAGAGGCAAAGAGTTGCGCTGGGACGTGCAATCATTAGGAGGCCGGCTGTTTTCCTCATGGATGAGCCATTATCGAACCTCGACGCGAAACTGCGAGGCACGATGAGAGTTGAATTGAAGAAATTGCACGAGCAGTTGGGTATCACAACAATATACGTCACTCATGATCAGATCGAGGCTATGACACTTGCCGATAGGGTTGGCGTTATAAACAGGGGAAATCTCATACAGGTAGGAGGGCCTATGGATGTCTATGATTCACCTGCTAATACCTTTATAGCTGGATTTGTCGGAGATCCACCAATAAACTTCATAGATGGAACAATAGTCACCGAAGGCCGTGATAAGATTCTGAGGATCAACGAATTCAAGCTTGACATAGGGCAGGAATTCCCAGACAATGTCGCTGAAGTGACTGTAGGCATTAGACCTGAGGATATTGGAGAAGGCGATGAAGGCTTCGTTGCTGAGCTTGAAGCGATACAGCCTCTTGGACGGAGACGGCTTGAGTATTATATCGTGAAGAATACTGGCACAAGAATTGTGAGAGCTACTTCTTTGCTCCAAGAAAGAAGAATAGGCGAGGAGGTTAAACTGATACCTCTGAATAACAGGCTGCTCATCTTTGACAAAAGCTCAGGAAAATTACTGTGGAACGGAAAAAAGATAAGCGTTGCCGAGGCCTGA
- a CDS encoding carbohydrate ABC transporter permease encodes MKSMKTSNISNFFNKNLDWKSIIYVLPVIAVLIFLDFYPIGVGIYFSFTNLNVVHFYDYSFIGLANYVSIVTSSAFLQIILHTIIWSVGSTALMVPMGFALALVINQKGLIGKRFYRTLILFPWAYPAFITLLIWKNMLSYHFGIINEVLNAIGIKGLFWLGSPSLAMLSLILVNLWLSFPYYTYVFTASIQSIPSELYDAAEMDGYGTLRTLRRITIPMLSRQFAFITIFGFIFTWNNFYPVFLLTGGGPLISTQILITYSYYEAFTYLAYGVGIAYAIISILILLVLVVLANKYTKMMQVLY; translated from the coding sequence ATGAAGAGCATGAAAACATCTAACATATCAAATTTTTTCAATAAGAATCTAGATTGGAAGAGCATCATCTATGTCTTACCGGTGATAGCCGTTCTGATATTCCTCGACTTCTACCCTATAGGTGTTGGCATATACTTCTCCTTCACAAACCTCAATGTTGTGCATTTCTACGATTATAGTTTCATAGGCCTTGCAAATTACGTATCTATAGTGACCTCCAGCGCATTCCTACAGATAATATTGCATACGATAATATGGAGCGTTGGAAGCACGGCTCTAATGGTGCCGATGGGCTTTGCCCTTGCACTTGTCATCAACCAGAAAGGCCTTATAGGAAAGAGATTCTACAGAACTCTTATACTCTTTCCATGGGCTTATCCAGCCTTTATCACGCTCCTTATATGGAAAAATATGCTTAGTTACCATTTTGGAATAATAAACGAAGTCCTGAACGCAATTGGAATAAAAGGGCTTTTTTGGCTTGGAAGCCCTTCACTGGCCATGCTCTCCCTGATACTCGTGAACCTGTGGCTTTCATTTCCATATTATACATACGTTTTTACCGCTTCCATACAAAGTATCCCGTCCGAGTTATACGATGCAGCTGAGATGGATGGATATGGCACTTTGCGGACGCTCAGGCGTATAACAATTCCAATGCTCAGCAGGCAATTCGCTTTCATAACGATATTCGGTTTCATATTCACATGGAACAACTTCTATCCTGTATTCCTGCTTACAGGTGGCGGGCCACTGATATCCACGCAGATACTCATTACCTACTCCTACTATGAGGCCTTCACATACCTTGCCTATGGTGTTGGAATTGCCTATGCAATAATTTCCATACTTATCCTGCTAGTACTGGTTGTGCTTGCAAATAAGTACACCAAGATGATGCAGGTGCTCTATTAG